A single genomic interval of Nostoc commune NIES-4072 harbors:
- the tig gene encoding trigger factor — translation MKVTQEKLPASQIGLEIEITPEITKQTYEQVIKNLASTANIPGFRKGKVPRPILLQRLGTTRIKAAALEELIQDGIEQAVKQEAIPAIGQPQLRSSFEDLIKNYEPGKPLTISAAVDVEPEVNLLQYTDLQAKAEEVKYEPERVDATLDKERQELATLIPVEGRAAQIGDIAVVDFKGSFARGEGEDETAELEPIPGAEATDFQVELQEDKFIPGFISGIVGMNPEETREIAAQFPDPYANEDLAGKAATFTVTLKELKEKELPEVNDDFAQEISDFETLEELRASLVEQYQKEADDKTKTNKQEALLTELLKHVEVDLPATMIEQEVDAMLTQTAMRLSQQGLDVRKLFTTDIIPQLRERSRTEAIERIKRSLSLREVAKRESIEVTPEEIAARVTELLEQYPEEQDVDEDRLRSIVENELLTEKTIDWLLEHSSVELVPEGSLNPIEEIEATESDADADAPQTEEETIEASTEVTEG, via the coding sequence ATGAAAGTTACCCAGGAAAAACTTCCCGCCAGCCAAATTGGCCTGGAAATAGAGATTACGCCAGAAATTACCAAGCAAACTTACGAACAGGTCATTAAAAACTTAGCGAGTACTGCCAATATTCCTGGGTTTCGTAAAGGCAAGGTGCCTCGGCCGATATTGCTACAACGGCTGGGTACAACTCGAATTAAGGCAGCAGCGCTGGAAGAACTAATTCAAGACGGTATTGAGCAAGCGGTTAAACAAGAAGCTATTCCGGCAATAGGTCAGCCGCAATTGCGTTCCTCTTTTGAGGATTTAATTAAGAATTATGAACCTGGGAAACCCCTGACGATTTCGGCTGCTGTCGATGTAGAACCAGAAGTAAATTTGCTTCAGTACACTGATTTGCAAGCTAAAGCTGAAGAAGTTAAGTACGAACCAGAACGAGTGGACGCTACCCTTGACAAAGAACGTCAAGAATTGGCGACATTGATTCCTGTAGAAGGACGTGCAGCCCAAATCGGTGATATTGCCGTAGTCGATTTTAAAGGTTCATTCGCCAGAGGTGAAGGCGAAGACGAAACAGCTGAACTAGAACCGATTCCCGGAGCCGAAGCAACTGATTTTCAAGTTGAATTGCAGGAAGATAAGTTTATTCCAGGCTTTATTTCGGGAATAGTGGGGATGAATCCGGAAGAAACCAGAGAAATTGCGGCACAGTTCCCAGATCCTTATGCTAATGAAGATTTAGCTGGAAAAGCGGCAACTTTCACAGTGACGCTTAAAGAACTGAAAGAAAAGGAACTACCAGAAGTAAATGACGATTTCGCCCAAGAAATCAGCGATTTTGAAACCTTAGAGGAGTTACGCGCTTCTTTGGTCGAGCAATATCAAAAAGAGGCGGACGACAAAACAAAAACAAATAAACAGGAAGCATTGTTAACGGAACTGCTCAAGCATGTAGAAGTTGACTTACCAGCAACCATGATTGAGCAAGAAGTGGATGCAATGCTAACGCAAACAGCAATGCGACTATCTCAGCAGGGATTGGATGTGAGGAAGTTGTTTACTACAGATATTATTCCTCAATTGCGGGAGCGATCGCGCACTGAGGCAATTGAACGCATCAAACGCTCCTTGTCCTTGCGGGAAGTTGCTAAACGCGAATCTATCGAGGTAACACCAGAAGAAATCGCAGCCAGAGTCACAGAACTTTTGGAACAGTACCCAGAGGAGCAAGACGTTGATGAAGATAGACTGCGCTCAATTGTGGAAAACGAACTATTAACTGAAAAAACCATTGATTGGCTCTTAGAACACTCCTCAGTTGAACTTGTACCCGAAGGCTCGTTGAATCCTATAGAGGAAATAGAAGCCACAGAATCAGACGCTGATGCTGATGCACCTCAGACAGAGGAAGAAACCATCGAAGCTTCAACAGAAGTCACAGAAGGATAA